ACCAGGCATAGTCACTCTCATTCTTTACCATTTTTGCTCTTACCGGGTTTTTCTCTACATATCTCACGGCTTCTAGTAAATGTGCTCCGTCCAATATACTTGAATAAAACCGCCCTTGCCATAAATGCCCTCTGGCCTTCCTTCTCCTGTTTATATATTGCGCGTATCTCATATGGGTTAAATTAAATGTCGTTGATAGTGAATACGCTCTTGTCGGAATGCAAATGAAATGCACATGATTTCCCATCAGGCAATAAGCAAGTATCTTCAAACCATACTTTTCGCTATATTCATTAAGCCAAACGCAGTATTTCTCATAGTCTTCTTTTTTTTCAAAGACTTTTAAACGGTAATTCCCGCGTTGTGTTATGTGGTGGGGCTTTCCTATGTCTACTACTCTTTTTACTCTTGGCATAACAATTTATACCATTTTATCAGGCAATTGTCAACATATAATAGGCTCTGTCCCCTATATAGCTGGCTGGTTAACTTTAATCTGTGGATTTCAAGGCATGAAAAAGCGTGGCTGTTTGCTCAGACCTCTGCTGTATACCGAATATTATTAATTTTACTCTTCTGTCCCGACAATACTTTCGTAATATTCCCTATAGTTTTCTTTATTACCGCCGCTGCGGAGAGCCATAGCCGCCCGGGGATGCTCATCCAGCATTCCGGCAATAGCATAGGGAATAATATAGCCCCATTCTATTTTTTCACGGAGGGGAATGAACTCCTTGGAAATTACATCAAGTATAGGACGAATGTCGAATTTTGGATTTTTTAGAAAACCGAGTATTAACTCAGTGGGACAATTTCCGGCAGCCCTGCCCAGTCCATATATCGTGCAATCCACAGAGTTGGCATCATGAATAATGGCTTCAATGGTATTTGAAAACGCCAGCTGTTGATTGTTGTGCGCATGTATGCCTATTTCCTTGTTTTTGATAATACTTTTTGCCTTTTTAATAAGATATTCCACGGGTTCCTGATATAAAGAACCATTACTATCTACAAGATTTATTACATTGGCCTTGCATTCTTTCTCCAGCTGCACCAGCGCTTCCGTTAATTCTACATCCCTGGCTTTTGATATTGCCATAATATTTACCGCAGTCTCGTAACCCTTGTCCGCCATTTGATTACAAAGAAAAATAGCCTTATCAATATCTTTTACATAGGCGGCAACCCTTATCATGGATACGGGACTTTCCTTTTTAGGTTTAACATCTGCCGCATCAACACGTCCCACATCAACCATAACGGAGATTTTCGTATTGGATTTAATTCCTTTAATGACTTTATTGATATCTTCATCATCACAAAACTTCCATTTACCATATTCTTCCGGAGAAAACAATTTTCTGGAGTTTTTATATCCTATCTCCATATAGTCAACGTTGGCTTCAGACAGCGCTTTATATACTTCTCTGACAAAGCTGTCTTCAAATTGATGATTATTGATCAATCCGCCGTCCCTTATCGTACAATCCAGAACCTTTATCTTCGGTCTAAACATTTTACCCTCATTTTTCCATGAATTTACCTACAGGCTTTAATAATAACATGATTTTAGCAGAAAATCAGCAAAAAAAGACCTTTCCCTTGAAAAAGGCCTTTTTTAAATGATTAACTTGATTTTTCTTTATCGACTTTTATAGACTTTTAGACATGTTTCTAACCTATCGCTTCTTCCCCGGTCTCACCGGTTCTTATTCTGATACAGTCTTTTAGGTCAATGACGAATATCTTCCCATCGCCTGTTTCCCCGGTCCGAGCTCCTTTTGTTATCGCACTTATGGTTTTTTCAAGAAAAACATCGTTAACAGCTATTTCCAGACGTACCTTTCTTAGGAGGTTCCCTGTTTCTTTAATTCCCCTGTAAACCTCAGTAACCCCTTTCTGGCGTCCGTGCCCCAGAACTTCAGAAACGGTTATCAAATTCACCTCTTCGTGGTACAACTCCTTCTTCACATCTTCCAGCTTATGCGGCTGAATTATCGCTATAACTAGTTTCATAATATACCTCCTTAAATCGTCAATTGTCATTCGTAAATCGTAAATTTCTTTTGCTTTTTCATTCGAGAACCGTGTACGCCGTTTCTTTGTGCTGTGTCAGATCCAGTCCGATTGCTTCCTCTTTTTCACTGACTCTTACACCTATAAATTTATCCACGACCTTTAATATTCCAAAAGTAACAACGAGAGAGTAGATAAGCGTAAACAAAACCGCTCCAAGCTGGATAAGAAAGAGTTTTGGGTTCCCGTTAAATAGACCGTCGGCGCCGGCGGGGTTAATTAACTTACTGGCGAATAATCCGGTTGCGAGAGCCCCGAAGATCCCGCCTATGCCGTGAACACCGAAAGCGTCAAGAGAGTCATCATAACCGAATTTCATTTTTACTATCGCAACCATAAGGAAGCAGACAATAGAAACCCCGATACCTATAAGCATCGCAGGAATTATTCCTACAAAACCGGCAGCAGGCGTAATCGCCACAAGACCGGCAACTGCGCCCGTTATAGTACCGAACATAGTGGGTTTTCCGCTGTGCATCCAATCTATAACAGCCCAGGTGAGCCCGGCGGCAGCGGCGGCGGTGTTGGTCACGACAAAAGCGTTTACGGCTATGCCGTTGGCAGAAAGCGCTGAGCCGGCGTTAAAACCAAACCAGCCGAACCAGAGAAGCCCTGCTCCAAGCACGGTGAAGGGAAGATTATGCGGAGCGACTGCAACGGGAAAATGTTTTCTTTTACCGAGGTAAAGAGCCGTAACAAGAGCGGCAACGCCGGCGTTGATATGAACAACGGTACCGCCCGCAAAATCGAGAGCTCCAAAATTCCTAAGAAGTCCGCCAACACCCCAGACCATGTGGGCAATCGGATCATAAACAAACGTAGCCCAAAGAATTGTAAAAATCAGGAACGCGGAAAATTTCATTCTCTCAGCAAAAGCACCGATAATAAGAGCCGGCGCAATCACCGCGAACATCGCCTGAAAGATCATAAATGCCTGATGGGGTATTGTTGCTGCGTAATCCGCATAAGGTTCAAGCCCTACACCCCGAAGCCCCGCCCAGTCGAGAGATCCTATAAA
Above is a window of Candidatus Firestonebacteria bacterium RIFOXYD2_FULL_39_29 DNA encoding:
- a CDS encoding nucleoid-structuring protein H-NS; translated protein: MFRPKIKVLDCTIRDGGLINNHQFEDSFVREVYKALSEANVDYMEIGYKNSRKLFSPEEYGKWKFCDDEDINKVIKGIKSNTKISVMVDVGRVDAADVKPKKESPVSMIRVAAYVKDIDKAIFLCNQMADKGYETAVNIMAISKARDVELTEALVQLEKECKANVINLVDSNGSLYQEPVEYLIKKAKSIIKNKEIGIHAHNNQQLAFSNTIEAIIHDANSVDCTIYGLGRAAGNCPTELILGFLKNPKFDIRPILDVISKEFIPLREKIEWGYIIPYAIAGMLDEHPRAAMALRSGGNKENYREYYESIVGTEE
- a CDS encoding transcriptional regulator translates to MKLVIAIIQPHKLEDVKKELYHEEVNLITVSEVLGHGRQKGVTEVYRGIKETGNLLRKVRLEIAVNDVFLEKTISAITKGARTGETGDGKIFVIDLKDCIRIRTGETGEEAIG
- a CDS encoding ammonia channel protein, encoding MNSGDTAFVLIATAMVLLMTPGLAFFYGGMVRRKNVLGVLMQCFIIMCVLGLQWVLFGYSLAFAPGNSFIGSLDWAGLRGVGLEPYADYAATIPHQAFMIFQAMFAVIAPALIIGAFAERMKFSAFLIFTILWATFVYDPIAHMVWGVGGLLRNFGALDFAGGTVVHINAGVAALVTALYLGKRKHFPVAVAPHNLPFTVLGAGLLWFGWFGFNAGSALSANGIAVNAFVVTNTAAAAAGLTWAVIDWMHSGKPTMFGTITGAVAGLVAITPAAGFVGIIPAMLIGIGVSIVCFLMVAIVKMKFGYDDSLDAFGVHGIGGIFGALATGLFASKLINPAGADGLFNGNPKLFLIQLGAVLFTLIYSLVVTFGILKVVDKFIGVRVSEKEEAIGLDLTQHKETAYTVLE